In Diorhabda sublineata isolate icDioSubl1.1 chromosome 2, icDioSubl1.1, whole genome shotgun sequence, the sequence TAACAGGCTTCGAATTAGTTGAGTATCCACTATATTTTCCAGATTTGGTGCCCAGCAATTACCGACTTGAAGAACCTTTACgtggaaaacgttttttttttcggataaTGAATTCATGTGTGCGTTAAATCAGTTGTATACAAAACATTGATGGGAGAAATGTGTTAACCTTAAGGgaaaatataggaaaataaaattgtggCAAAGGAAAAGGAACCTATATTGAAAAGCTACATACATTTATTTTGTAGATATCAAGAAGGATTTAGGGTACAGTTAAATCGAAGTTTGTGAGATTGTAATCCTTGTCATCAATTTAGAAAAAGGGATAAAAATctgttaatttattaattttatcaatttaatttattaatcaaGATTTACAACGCTGTCGATTCAATACTATTTCTTTCatcttaatatttataaaacaggtTAAAAAGTCATaggataaaaaataatcaatagtaaaaaatacataaacaaatcatgaattgtcaaaaaaaacaattaattaataaatttaaaaaattcttgtaattGAGTCAAATAAcagaaagagaaaatttttagaaataattcacaaaCATATGAAGATGTAGAACAAAGAATATAAAGAGCTCAGTTTAGTTATTAAAGACTCTAAAACTGTATGTGTGAAGATGACGGCATCAGAAGATTGTAGGAGAGTAGAAGATTTAATAATAGATGTTAAACCAAATACTACAAGAATGGATACAAAGTGGTAATAAAGGTTATTTTGCGAACCTGAGGCTCCtgaaaaacaaactaataacAAGAAGAACGAGGTTGAAAATTTACAAGACTCCAATAAGACCAATGTTAACTTATGGTAGTGAATGTTGGATAATGACCCAAGAAGACCAAGGAAGATCAAGAATATTTGAGAGGAAAGTTATTAGAAGGATATATGGAGGAATTAGAATGAACGAAATAGACTGAAGAATCCGAAATGATAGAGAAATCGGTGTAATACTAGGCAATTAAAACATCGTCTGGTTCATTAAAGCCCAGAGATTGAGATGATTTGACCACATTAAAAGAATTGGTCGGTGAAGAACAGATCAATTGGTAAGGTATTAACGCGgtaggttattttttttttttttttctcggGGGCGTAGCCAGTGCACACACTAGGACAAGTGGCCCCCCTGAACCGCCCTATTGTCACCGTGGAACCGTTTAACACATAATCTTCGCCGGTGACGGGCTGTCTTTTCTTCATCTCGTTTTTCTTGTTTCCTACCTCTCCCTTCCTCTGTTGAGACAGAGATTAGGAGTTCGGATATTCAGTTGTTAGTCGTTTTCCAGGCAGTCGTCCGACTTCTTTTGCTGCAGTACTGATGTGGTGTACGCAGCAACGACACCCCACTGTTGTGTGCCCATGAGCATGAGCCGGATCACGTTTTCTGGTGTGACTGGACCCAGTGTCCTGACTACTGCCACTCTTTCCTCCTCAAATCGCCCACAAGCAAAGAAGGTGTGCTCTGCATCATCTGGAACTCCGCAGTACTTGCAGTTCGGCGTCTCCAGCTTCCCCATTCGGTACAGGTATCGTCTGAAGTAGCCGTGCCCTGTGAGGAACTGTGTCAGGTAGAAATCGACATTACCATAAGCTCGTTCGATCCAGGGAGCGACCTGCCCTATCAGCCTGCGGGTCCACCTCCCATTTCGCTCATTGTCCCAGCGTTCCTGCCATGCTGCCATGGTGCGGATTCTCTCCTCCTTGGCGGCCTGTGTTCTTCCCACCTCGCCGCTCCTCTCGTACACTCGCTTACGTTCGATAGCGAGAAGGTCGATTGGGATTACTCCAGCTACTGCGAGCACTGCTGCCTCTGACACCGTGCAATATGAGGAACATATCCTTAGGGCACCCCTGCGTTGGACGCTGGCCATCCGCTTTCTGTACTTCTTCACCAGGAGTGCATCTGCCCATATCTCTGCTCCGTACAGGAGGATGGAGTGGGTCGTGGCCATCAGCAACTTTCGCCTTTTATACGAGGGTCCTCCCAAGTTACTCATCAACCTACCGAGCGAGTTAGTCCTTTCGGCTGCCTTGTCGGTGACTCTTCTTATATGTTCCCAGTAACACAGCTTCGTGTCCAGGGTAACTCCGAGGTACTTGGCGGtactttttgtttgtatttcctCCTGGTTGACGTGGATGGTCACTAATGTGGGAATCCTCTTTCTCGTCGAGGACAATCTCCGTCTTTGGCAGTGCCAGCTCCAAGCCATGTTCGTGCATCCACCCATTAACTCGTCGCATCAACTCGTTCAACTTGATTTCGGCGAGCTCTAAGTTGCGAGCAGTGATGACGGCGGCGATGTCGTCAGCGTACCCCACCAGGAATGACTTCTGCGGCATCTGAATCTTCAAAAGACTGTCGTAAAGGGCGTTCCAGAGATCAGGTCCCAATATCGAACCTTGTGCCACACCAGCAGACAGCCGTTTTGTTCTCTGCCCTTCTTCCGTCGTGTACAGTAGGAGTCTGTCCTGAAAGTAGTCATCTAGCAAACGCAAAAGGTACCTCGGTATCTGAAACGTGTTTCGCAGTGTGCTTAGTATGTCCTCCCATCTGGCTGAGTTGAAAGCATTCTTCACGTCTAGGGTAACTAGCAAGGCAAGGGGTCGGGCTGCGTGACACGGTATCCTTGTCTCCTCTACTGCTTTTATAACCTCTTGTATGGCCCCCACAGTCGATCTTTTGGGTCTAAAGCCGTACTGTCTATCGGAGAGGTTACCTGCTTCTTCTATGGCTTCGGTGATTCTCGGCTTGATCAGCATCTCCATAAGCTTGCCTGCGGTATCCAGCATACTCAGGGGTCTATAAGCTGAAGGTGAGTTAGGGTCGCCTTTACCTTTGCTGATCAGGACCAGCTTTGCTTTCTTCCATCGGGCACTGAATGTTCCTGTTCTTAGACATTCATTGTACATGCGAAGTAGCATTTCTGGTTCGCAGTTTGCGACGGCTTTAAGAGCTTCGGTGGGGATCCCGTCTGGTCCCGGAGCCTTGTTTGGTTTTAGAAGGGCTACTGCTTTCTTTAGATCATCTTGGCTGAATGGGATTACTTCTGTTGGGTCAATGGCGTATTCTAGCTTTTCCCTTGGTGGATGTGTTGGGAATAGGCCTTCTACTATTCGCTCCATCAGGTGCGTGTCGGTTGGAGCTGTGGTCGCCATTCCCAGTCTTTTTGTTACAATCTTGTAACCAGTACCCCAGGGGTCATTGTTCACTTCTTGACAAAGCTCTTTCCAGCATTTGTGTTTGCTGCTGCTGATGACCTTTCGCAGGTCCTTTTTTTGCTGCTTTGTACTCCTCCGTTAGTGCTTCTGCGTCTGCCCTATTGTGGGATCTCTGGGCGATTCGTCTCGATCGGATACAGGCTGTTCGTAGCTCGGCAATTTCCTCGTTCCACCAGTAAACAGATCTTCGTGGaggttattattattgatataattatacatggtgtataattttcttcaactttcaaCTTCTTTTAGTGATAATTTGTcctgattttaggtctgtttactatgaaaatcagtttaaatactattttttttatttaaatcggattttcataaaaaagagGCTTAATAACTCGTATCTTTTTCTTTGGGTCTTACTCACACTTCaggattttttctttatttttttattactaccCGTATATAATCTTTCAATTACTATTTACAATTTCTGATTTTCCTTATTCACATTTTTCAGTCCTTACTCACACTTCAGGatcccttttttatttttgttaaatcacAACCTTTTTTAAAAGccttttataaacttttttaaagatagtcattgttttaaattattactacaAAGTTGACAATATAAGGTcaacattaatttatatattactttatattaaaaattaatttcgattCATGATTCGATAATCATAAAAGTTTCTCACTTTATTGAATGGCGAATTATGAATATTAGATTTTCCCGCTTACCTTCTAGGTAAATGACTAGGTTCAATAGCTCCCAATTCCCCAAACAGATCTCCGCAGGCCAGTTTCAGTGTTTCATCTTTTTCTCTACACCCCGTTGTTAAAACATCAATAAGTTCAACTATGGTAGCATCAATTCCATTATAATCGAGGATCATTTGATCCAGTGCTTCTCTGTCTTGTTCTAAATAAGTTTTGAGTTGCTTGAGACCCTGTATACGAACTTCTGTGGATTCGTGCATtatgtatttcaaaaatctctgAATCTTctctttcaaattatttttttcgaacaaCTCCAGATATTTCCTAATAACCATAATGATCTCCAGGTTAATTTTGTTATGGCTAACGAAAAATAAATCTGGTATATGATTCTTCATGtggatttcattttgtataatcAGATAATTCAACATATCGTTTACTTCTGTTGTACAATGATCAATTAAAGGTAGTACGGAAACACAAATCACAGCTAAGTGTGGTCCTAGTGATTCTATTTCGCATGTACGGATGAAGGCGTCCCAAATTGTGCAAGTCAATCgaggaaaatttttataatttattgtttgtaGCATTGCAATTATTTTGAATCTCAAAGGCATTATATGTTTCGACCCCATAAACctagaacagaaaaaaaaatgatatatgcTAAAAGATGATATAATATAGAAATTCCTAAGCAATAAGAGTGTTCAGACCTATAACCAAAGACTCTGAAAGCCTAGGCaacacaccaagcatttttcaagcagaaatttatgcaattgataAAAGTGTCCAATTAGCTCTAAGCTCTAATGTTATAAAATCCAAATTCGTTTGGGATTGCTTGGAAAAATTAAACGtgctaggcaagaaaaataaaatggttTCTGGGACAGACCTGAGCGAAGGAAAATGAAAGAGTTAAAGCTGGGACAAACAAGCCCTTCATGAGACCTGAACCCTTCTATTGTATCAGCTACAGAGCAATAGAAAAAGCATCAGAAAAGAAGAAGCAAAACCAATGGGCTAAAACAGACAAAGattcttctgggaaactataaccatagaagatctgctgaatgtatcaacctgaGTGAGAGAAGCCTAATAGGGATTCTATAAAAGCTCTATCGCTTCAATGGTCACGTCATGAAGCTAGACATAGCAGaaaatgcggcgtgcagattctGTTGCACAGAAGATAAAGACTCCATCCACAATCTCTCAAAGTGTGAAACACCAAGGaattccagagcactacacctgggagtgCTTTGaatagaagacaaagatctctggcaattgaagccatttcacattctagactttttgaaAAGAGTGGGATTGATAGATCAGTTGTAAACACTGGGTACTCCGGTGTCGCAGCATGAAAGGGTATGTCCCCCTTTCATGCTGCGATAGATCTTTTGGGTCGTAGTGTTTATGACACCtcaatatctacatacatacatacatagaTCTTCTAAAACTATTAGAATGATTAGGAAAACTcttgatttgaaataataattgaatgtaACGCggttaaaatattaattaaagtgAAATGTTTATCAAACATCATCATTATAAATACGTACTTGAACAAATCGGCCAAACTAAGCAGGAATTTGTCCTTTCCTGCATTTTTAGATATCATTTTGAGATCGAAATATAAGAGTACTCCCAGAAAATGAGATTGGAGATATTCTTGAATAGAATTAGCTTTTCCCTGGTTTTCGAAATCTTCGTTAGAAAGCAATCGTAAAGCTAATAATACTTTATCgtttttttcgtgaaaattcaaAAGTAGTTCGTTCAAGATGATCTAAAAACacacacaaaaaatataaactaattttttaacaaaatatgattAAGAAATTACTCAACAAacatttcaatttgaaaattcaagttTCTCCTAAaccaattcgacttcaaacaaTTGTAGATtgattaagaaattattttttttaatttagatagTATATAGGTTGTCCTACTTGAACATAGTTTGTTAAACATTAAGCATAAGTCAGAAACTATGTGCCTCAATTGGGTAGATCAGCTTATTGCGGATCCTAACCCAAAACGAGATTTTGATCAATTTACTTAAGTTACATATGGTTGCCGATGGAAAAACAATGTTGCCGGCAATTGAACAAAGGCGCTCACAAGGAGAGGATGATACtcattaaagtttttttttaattttgctaGTAAAGTATAAGATCATACTAGAACAGAAAAAATAGGATGTCGGTTTTCAAGGGTGAAATATCGATCCACTGAATCGATTCAGTACAAGTcgatttaaaaaatcgatttatttagtCCGACGAATCGATTCTTTAATTAATCGATATCAGATCCCTGATTAAAAAcactatattttgatattttattgtcaCAACCCCACAATAATCATATTTACCACCaagattttttctcaatttctgtTTGACGttgatttttttgcagtttttccaTTACCAATTTCAAGAATTCAGAAAAATCATGTAATCTAACCAAATGAACCAATGAACTCACCCGGAAATTACGTTTTCTTAAAGACACCCCACTGGAATGAGtggaattttccaaaaatatcataCACTGTTTAATATCTTCATTAGGCATATCTTCTagaaatatatgtataaatatatatccaTATTTGGAAGACAACATTTCTCCTAGATCAATATCCATCATCGTTGCCATTTCTTGTATCAAGTTCTTGACGGCTGGCATCTTCACAGTCTTGGCAACgaaaaatggaagtaaatagTTGCATTCTTGGTTAACAAAATCTTTAGATCCGTAGAATCCCAACATGTGCGCTACCTGTTCTAGTGATGTTGCCAAATTGGACTCAACGGCACAACACAATTGAGTTATTACTTcgcaaatttcttttttattttgactgtAAATAATCGTTGTGctggttttattattttccgcTAATTTGAAACATCTATCAACTGCATCCAAGTTATATTTGGATGTTGGTGTCATAATGAAATGGATGAAAAGTTTCAGAGTTTCTAACCAGACGCTGCCCGAATTTACTTTGCCAATAGCCTCTAAAGTACACAATAACGTTTCTTGTAAGTCAAAATTGGATTCTTTAAGTGACCTTTCTGTGAAATCTAGCATTTCAGAGAATATTACTCTTATAATACGACTTTTTATATCTTCTGATAGAACTGGATTATCCTAAAACGATTAGATTTTAACATCCTTTtcattatttagaattttaattctaatttatacctttattttataataatagacCGAGTCAAATAAAGAGGAAAAAGTAGGAGCTGTTGATGATGATTcagaaaatgaaatatcttGTTTTAGGCAATACAGATAATCGAAATCAACAAAGCGAATGCAGCAGTTGAAGATAGATCCAAAAATGGTCAGTTATCTGGGAGAAGAAGGCAAGACTTGGATATGGAAGATGATGAAGGAAACATGGAGATCAGAAACATTATCACCAGAATGAGAGGAGAATTTGCTAGTTCCAATCAGAAAAACTACAAGCCTAACTTCGGTGTTCTACAAGATATACATTAGAATAATACAAGGATGGCTTAGAGAAGAAGTATATAAGAAACTAGAAGAACAAGAGCAGGAACACGAATAATGGATGGTCAGTTATCTGGGAGAAGAAGACAAGATTTGGATATGGGAGTTGATGAAGGAAACTTGGAGATCAGAAACATTATCACAAGAATGAGAGGAGAATTTGCTAGCCTAACTTCGGTGTTCTACAAGATATACATTAGGATAATACAAGGAAGGCTTAGAGAAGAAGTATATGAGAAACTGGAAGAGCAATCAGCATACACAAAAGGATCAAGAACAATAGATGGTCAATTATCTTGAGAGGTATTCCAAAATTGTAGTGatcatttgaattttaatgattCGTTGGCTATTTGTGACAAGCagctagaaaaaaaattaatatataattgatatttattatatactcaCATAGCAAAAAGTGACAATTGGTTCAATAACTTGTGTAAACTTATCTCTAACTTCTTTATTGGGATCAGCTGCAAGTTGAACCCAAATTTGTGTCACATCAACAGAATGGAATTGTAGAAGGTGACTTGAGAAAGATGGTAATGTTCCTAGAGCTGCCATTTTTAAATCTAGACAtggttttgatattgaattaaGGACGTGTTTCAAATTCGATGAAAGCATATGGTGTTCAACTTGAATTTTGTTATACTTTATGGCAACGGCATTTTGTCCAAACTTTTGGTATATTAGGTCATCAACATAATCACTATTTGTTTGCAAGGTGCATTTTTTGCAACAGATTGTAGATTGTAGGCAATTTCTATCATCATCCCagtatacaatttttaaaaagtccAAACTTACGGCACATAAAACATTATGCAAAGTATATAAAGTGCTTTCTAAGACTTTcgatatttgtaataaaatggCAGGATTTATAATTTGAGATAAAATTCTATCAGTATCTTCAAATATGGTTAAAATGTGAGGAATACTTTCAACAacctaaaaattgatattattatagttgaaagaaaaagataaaGTGTTTTTATGCTACAAGTATATAacatagaatttaaaaaattttaatgatatgCTTCCTACTGTGTTATTActcaaaagcaaaaaaatacgCATGATTTCAAAAATTGCTTATTCCAGTCCAATTCCAGTCCCTTTGAACCTTGTATTGACCTTTCCAAATTTCATATCATTGTTTATATCTATACCAATTGATAAAATCTTAACAAAGTGAgaatgtatcaaaatttaaaacttgaaatagcaaaaaatcaGTTCTAATTTGCATCAAGCCACGGCCCTGGCCTGGTTTTCATTGGAACCTTGTTGATACTCTAGAAATCAATTATTGAGCCACATGGAATGTCTACAGCACTTGACAAAATATTAACGAAgggaaaatgtatcaaaatttagAGCTTGAAGTAGCAAAAAATCAGTTCTAATTTGCATCAAGCCACGGCCCTGGCCTGGTTTTCATTGGAACCTTGTTAATACTCTAGAAATCAATTATTGTGCCACATGGAATGTTTATAGCACTTGACAAAATATTAACGAAgggaaaatgtatcaaaattttgCCACATATAATCTTTGTACTACTTGTACTTCCACAAGACTATTCCAATAGAAGCAATTGCAACAGTATTCTGTTCAGGAGGAATCTTACAATCTTACTAGGTCGCACTAGAtggaataattttcaagtaAACCCATTGTTGAATTGCAGTAAATTGACATGTTTTTCACAGCATTAAAAAGTATTGATAGATACTTATCAACctttaaaaaataactatttcaagTAGAAATATATGTCAGCAtcacaattaaaattaaaataaatcccCAAGTTCTTATATTAAAAAGTTgccaaataacaaattataaatattttgcttcAGAAGTTAGTTTGGTCAAagataattttatcattgtaaGTTACATAAACTGTTATTCACTCTAAATCAAcatttgataaaacaataagCTTTTAACATATTAGTAATAAGTGTTAAGCATTGTATTATTTGGGTATACTCACCAATAGCatattatccaaattttttgattgaaattcCAATTTACATATCTTCATatacaaattttccatttcccTTATGCTACTCTGTTTTGGAGTGAttaatttacttgaaataagtaaaaataatttattgagcGCTTTTAAAGAAATACTTCTTGAAATGTTCTGAGTCCACAAGTATCTGTAAAATGATCTTACGATCATCTTTACATCTcctattgttttttcttctgcAATAACATTTATAGGAAATTGATTTTCACTTTTATAAACAAAAGTCTTTAGGATCGGAAAACCTATGATGTTGAAAattatgtgaatattttttgaatttgtcACTGAAATGAATGCGATAAAAAAGTCTAGAGCATCTTCGAAGGTTGTGTTAGACTTTTGACAATTGCTGGCAtggttcaaatattttcttataaagttAACCATTAGTtctatttcatcaaaataactGAAAGAAATTGGGTGATTCCgacttttaattaaatttaaattgatctGAACCAACATTTTACTtaagcttttaaaaaaatgtataaatcttGATATGTTACAGTCCTCTCCACATTTTTTTTGGGCAagttcatttattataattttatatattctagaccaaattttacttatatcttcagagtatattttcaaattatcacaAGGACCTTCAATTGCTCCAATGTCATTGTAAATTTGATCATAAAAACTGAATATGATGGcaacatttgaaaaatcaagATTTTCTAATCTATAATCAATGCTATTGTCTTTCAATTCATTACCTACATATTTAGCTGCAAGTATCTGTAATTCTTCAGAAGGTGCAAATCCTTTCCTGCTATTTaaagtaatattaaaaagaaatgcAGTAATATGAGGAATATTTGTGAATAGATTTCTAGTCTTTTCACTActacttaaatattttaaaagacaCTGTTCACATTtagttgtattttttctattgatctcCCTCGAATTGAAAGTTCTGTAcacaaacttttcaaataaacttgaaaacaacaaaaatttggattttatttctGGGTGATTAATGgaatcagttttttttgtagataattcaataaaaacatctGCAATTTCCAGCTGCAATTCTTCGCTAGAATTGGACAAGAGAAATAATAGATGATCTAACATTGAAAATGTATATTCATCAAATCCACATGAAGTAAAATTCTTTGTTAACATATACTCTATAAATTTTAGTAACTTTTGTAAAATCAGAGTACATTTGGAGGGAGAGTGAATTTCCATAAAAACTGGGTTCAAATTGAGTTCCTGATTTAATTCTTCTAAATTTCCGGGAATAAACACTTGTAATACTAATTTTTGGTTTGCAGTTTTGTAATAGTCAACTAacaatttcaatacttttttgtattctttGGATAATTCTTTAAAAACGTCTAGCTGTGTATTGAACAATTGGTCCAGAATACTTAGCTGTATATCTACAATAATGTCATGGACtttactaaatttttcattgcctaataaataaaagaacTGCCCTAAAAGCCACACTGTAAAGgctttatatttttcttgtatttcttgATATTGTTCGTTTGTAACATTGTATtctttattgtaaataaacaaaatattggaaTACTCTTTAGACTGTATAATTGAAGCCAATTTCCTGATACTTGCTTCCCAACATTCTGCTTTTATTATAACAGGTACAGTATCATTAAACATTTTCCACATTGAGAATGCAggtattttttcttctaaagaACTCATCTTCTGTTGTGccttcaataattttctttataacttcaatttttttcataaacttttatttattgtgatttttaatgaaattctttaaatcatttttcacgTTACTGATGTTACCGCCACTTGTTTTGATGACTTTTTGATTGACGtttaacataattttgaatttttgacatCAGATCAGTTTGAACTATTAGGTTTGAAATGTACAGCT encodes:
- the LOC130453407 gene encoding serine/threonine-protein kinase ATR-like isoform X1 → MSSLEEKIPAFSMWKMFNDTVPVIIKAECWEASIRKLASIIQSKEYSNILFIYNKEYNVTNEQYQEIQEKYKAFTVWLLGQFFYLLGNEKFSKVHDIIVDIQLSILDQLFNTQLDVFKELSKEYKKVLKLLVDYYKTANQKLVLQVFIPGNLEELNQELNLNPVFMEIHSPSKCTLILQKLLKFIEYMLTKNFTSCGFDEYTFSMLDHLLFLLSNSSEELQLEIADVFIELSTKKTDSINHPEIKSKFLLFSSLFEKFVYRTFNSREINRKNTTKCEQCLLKYLSSSEKTRNLFTNIPHITAFLFNITLNSRKGFAPSEELQILAAKYVGNELKDNSIDYRLENLDFSNVAIIFSFYDQIYNDIGAIEGPCDNLKIYSEDISKIWSRIYKIIINELAQKKCGEDCNISRFIHFFKSLSKMLVQINLNLIKSRNHPISFSYFDEIELMVNFIRKYLNHASNCQKSNTTFEDALDFFIAFISVTNSKNIHIIFNIIGFPILKTFVYKSENQFPINVIAEEKTIGDVKMIVRSFYRYLWTQNISRSISLKALNKLFLLISSKLITPKQSSIREMENLYMKICKLEFQSKNLDNMLLVVESIPHILTIFEDTDRILSQIINPAILLQISKVLESTLYTLHNVLCAVSLDFLKIVYWDDDRNCLQSTICCKKCTLQTNSDYVDDLIYQKFGQNAVAIKYNKIQVEHHMLSSNLKHVLNSISKPCLDLKMAALGTLPSFSSHLLQFHSVDVTQIWVQLAADPNKEVRDKFTQVIEPIVTFCYDNPVLSEDIKSRIIRVIFSEMLDFTERSLKESNFDLQETLLCTLEAIGKVNSGSVWLETLKLFIHFIMTPTSKYNLDAVDRCFKLAENNKTSTTIIYSQNKKEICEVITQLCCAVESNLATSLEQVAHMLGFYGSKDFVNQECNYLLPFFVAKTVKMPAVKNLIQEMATMMDIDLGEMLSSKYGYIFIHIFLEDMPNEDIKQCMIFLENSTHSSGVSLRKRNFRIILNELLLNFHEKNDKVLLALRLLSNEDFENQGKANSIQEYLQSHFLGVLLYFDLKMISKNAGKDKFLLSLADLFKFMGSKHIMPLRFKIIAMLQTINYKNFPRLTCTIWDAFIRTCEIESLGPHLAVICVSVLPLIDHCTTEVNDMLNYLIIQNEIHMKNHIPDLFFVSHNKINLEIIMVIRKYLELFEKNNLKEKIQRFLKYIMHESTEVRIQGLKQLKTYLEQDREALDQMILDYNGIDATIVELIDVLTTGCREKDETLKLACGDLFGELGAIEPSHLPRRYTQEDTSFCFYINEDTFIVNSLNELIKAFQAEKNTQSMDRYALAIQETLKGYEISPDPHSNKHYLWVQFPDTQREVMLPLLSSRYMIAQPVLATNLTTPIYGSTSGSTFQAWLYNWTCSLISSLPDGRKTLLKVYLPSMKQDRRILMHFMPHILLHALLEGSDRIAEKCLVEIQTITSSITDNRAILNVRPDINTETPTVTPEKIKQIQCTKVVFLLLDYLDRWVREWQWQKGMEGSTEKHFKIITCFLNKLCKLQLAKCNYQSGEYPRALMYLEDYITDSNGELHNNLSFFAEIYAQLEEPDGVDGVMALQPNEPSLEQRILALEVAGKLADATNCYERMPQPLQLQHIQGLTQCYLGLDNVNTALYFVKGALNSQQEFNNMLLEMQAEPLWRLGQYDELNTLIKDPKLSKNKSWGVQVGKALLHIKNGERNYFKSTIDGLMMQQVFSFGATSLEEGAYKSGYGCVSKLHALNELQQVEKIIFDLLDSPNNREYAENVIKKLSKEWSLRLKVVQESVGIIEPILCLRRVSLNLAKHIAEEKFQTALPYLNSLIGESWLLSAKTARSAGMHQQAYTYSIKAEEYAPSTLFLDKAKLHWLREEHEQALHCLRRGVEVIMPEGSSPDMLTIEQRKLCAEAKLLMATYNEELSNVDIDVNRQIFKESVEIFKEWEKSLVCLAHFLDKLFQSYSSAEQDSRGSDLQLQMINYFGKSLQYGTHYIYQSMPRMLSIWFDYGTRLLEVSQNSVKEERKLILLRMTKLIDCFLERLPSYVFLTAFSQLVSRICHPQKEVYIMLKSIIIKLVQQYPQQSLWMVISVIKSSYSVRSKRCAEILCDPRLKTTSLTRLVRDFTSLAEKLIELCNKEIPADANTASVNSLLRTLPRLLAKDDFSEIMVPTFKLRKLIIPNPDFSNAQHNPFPNAYVYIVGIEDEISVLQSLQKPRKISLKGSDGKRYIFMLKPKDDLRKDFRLMEFNDIVNHLLAREGEARQRRLNIRLYSVAPLNEECGLIEWVHNLVGLRPVLLSLYKQKGYIMKAKELRDACCNIRDSLEKKRDVFLKKLIPRHPPILGEWFRKTFPDAQSWLTARTAYVRTTAVMSMAGYMLGLGDRHGENIQLDSTCGDVVHVDFNCLFNKGEKFDWPERVPFRLTHNMVAAMGPLGVDGIFRKSCACTLRVLRDNSNTLMSIVAPFVYDPLVSWPRHSSLPNIHNSERTNEEAVDHIKNIELRLKGSVKTRNRTVTMPLSVEGQTNYLIKEAVSIDNLCQMYLGWGAYL